In one window of Romboutsia hominis DNA:
- a CDS encoding DUF1385 domain-containing protein, producing MKKQSVGGQAVIEGVMMQSKEKRAVAVRKSNGEIVVKKNRVKSWIKDKNIDKIPFLRGSFVLIETMVEGIKSLNFSSEFFLDEEEEDAFDRFFKSIFKDKANDVMIGLTMIISIILSIGLFVLIPTVVGGLFSKYIQSDFVLNLIEGFARIAILFIYIVGISKSKDIERVFQYHGAEHKSIYCYESGEELTVENARKFTRLHPRCGTNFLFIVMFTSIILFSFFGWPNPILRVVMRIICIPVVAGISYEIIRFLGKYNNSLTKIVAYPGMFLQNFTTKEPDDEQLEVALTALKAVIEEK from the coding sequence ATGAAGAAGCAATCTGTAGGTGGTCAGGCTGTAATCGAAGGGGTTATGATGCAGTCTAAAGAAAAAAGAGCCGTTGCAGTGAGGAAAAGCAATGGGGAGATTGTTGTAAAGAAAAATAGAGTAAAAAGTTGGATAAAAGATAAGAATATAGATAAAATACCATTTTTAAGAGGTTCATTTGTATTAATCGAGACAATGGTAGAAGGTATTAAAAGTTTAAACTTCTCATCAGAATTTTTTTTAGATGAAGAAGAAGAGGATGCTTTTGACAGGTTTTTCAAGAGTATATTTAAAGATAAAGCTAATGATGTGATGATAGGTTTGACTATGATAATATCTATTATTTTATCAATAGGATTATTTGTACTAATTCCTACTGTAGTAGGAGGTTTGTTTTCAAAATATATACAAAGCGATTTCGTATTAAACCTAATAGAAGGCTTTGCTAGAATAGCTATTTTATTTATATACATAGTAGGAATATCTAAGAGTAAAGATATAGAAAGGGTATTTCAATATCATGGTGCCGAGCATAAATCTATATACTGCTATGAAAGTGGAGAAGAGCTTACAGTAGAAAATGCTAGAAAATTTACTAGACTACACCCGAGGTGTGGGACTAACTTTTTATTTATAGTTATGTTTACGTCTATTATACTATTCTCTTTCTTTGGATGGCCTAATCCCATATTAAGAGTGGTTATGAGAATAATATGTATTCCTGTGGTTGCTGGAATATCTTATGAAATAATAAGATTTCTTGGGAAATATAATAATAGTCTTACTAAAATTGTCGCATATCCAGGAATGTTTTTACAAAACTTTACAACTAAAGAACCTGATGATGAGCAATTAGAAGTAGCACTAACAGCATTAAAAGCTGTAATAGAAGAAAAATAA
- the rpmE gene encoding 50S ribosomal protein L31: MQKDIQPKYEAVEVRCACGNTFKAGSVKDEIKIEICSECHPFYTGKQKNIEAGGRIDKFKKRFKMD, translated from the coding sequence ATGCAAAAAGATATACAACCAAAATACGAAGCTGTAGAAGTACGTTGTGCTTGTGGGAACACTTTCAAAGCTGGTTCTGTTAAGGACGAGATAAAAATAGAAATATGTTCTGAGTGCCATCCTTTCTATACTGGAAAGCAAAAGAATATAGAAGCAGGTGGAAGAATAGACAAGTTCAAGAAGAGATTCAAAATGGACTAA
- a CDS encoding ZIP family metal transporter, with the protein MILKITLIGLLAGVIGTGMGGVISAVFKKNVDKYLSFFMGISGGIMLAVVVFDLMNESMEEMGIAYTSLFVLIGVLITMYIKNKLDIPSDLKSGYLVFISILLHNLPEGLAIGSSFISEESFGITLAIIIGIHNIPEGLAMALSLVGSKIKIPKVIGFTLLAGVPMGVGSFLGGCFGIVFNSLMGIFLSLAAGTMIYVVLEEIFPKSTTLHCIIGFLVGTIIVKCI; encoded by the coding sequence ATGATACTTAAAATAACATTAATAGGACTTTTAGCAGGTGTAATAGGAACTGGTATGGGTGGTGTTATATCCGCAGTTTTCAAGAAAAATGTGGACAAATATCTTAGTTTTTTTATGGGGATATCTGGAGGCATAATGTTAGCTGTAGTAGTTTTCGATTTGATGAATGAGTCAATGGAGGAAATGGGAATAGCATATACTTCCTTATTTGTATTAATTGGTGTACTTATCACCATGTATATAAAAAATAAGCTCGATATACCTAGTGACTTAAAATCTGGATATCTTGTTTTTATTAGTATATTACTTCACAATCTACCGGAGGGGTTAGCGATTGGATCGTCTTTTATATCGGAGGAATCCTTTGGTATAACTTTAGCAATAATAATTGGAATTCACAATATTCCAGAAGGATTAGCTATGGCACTTAGTTTAGTGGGGTCTAAAATTAAAATACCAAAAGTGATTGGATTTACACTGTTAGCAGGAGTTCCTATGGGTGTGGGTAGTTTTTTAGGTGGTTGTTTTGGGATAGTATTTAATTCTTTAATGGGTATTTTTCTTTCTTTAGCTGCAGGAACTATGATATATGTAGTTTTAGAAGAAATATTTCCAAAGTCAACGACATTACATTGTATAATTGGTTTTTTAGTAGGTACAATAATTGTAAAGTGTATTTAA
- the glpX gene encoding class II fructose-bisphosphatase, translated as MDRNLALELVRVTESAALVSSKFMGKGDKNGADGAAVEAMRRAFESIKIDGEVVIGEGELDEAPMLYIGEKVGMRTKGSMEVDIAVDPLDGTTLIAKGLPNAISVIAMGAKGSLLNAPDTYMKKIIVGPKAKGSIDLNKSHEENIKNVAKALGKKTTQMTIIVQDRERHNDIIEAARKLGARIKMFGDGDVAAAIATCFEETGIDMLMGIGGGPEGVITAAAIKCMGGDMEGQIYPLSEQERERCHEMGFSDEDLQKVLTIDDLAKGDELFFAATGITEGDLLKGVIQIGNNRAKTQSVVMRAKTGTIRFVDAIHNLDKNDILVDLMKKYNME; from the coding sequence ATGGATAGAAATTTAGCGCTAGAACTTGTTAGGGTAACGGAATCAGCTGCATTAGTATCTTCTAAATTCATGGGTAAAGGAGATAAAAATGGAGCAGATGGAGCAGCAGTAGAGGCTATGAGGAGAGCTTTTGAATCAATAAAAATAGATGGTGAAGTTGTTATAGGTGAAGGTGAACTAGACGAAGCACCAATGCTTTATATTGGGGAAAAAGTTGGTATGAGAACGAAGGGGAGTATGGAAGTTGATATAGCAGTAGATCCACTAGATGGGACTACATTAATAGCTAAAGGACTTCCAAATGCTATATCAGTAATAGCCATGGGAGCTAAGGGAAGTTTATTAAATGCACCAGATACTTATATGAAAAAAATAATAGTAGGGCCAAAGGCAAAAGGAAGTATAGATTTAAATAAATCTCATGAAGAAAATATAAAAAATGTTGCTAAAGCTTTAGGTAAAAAAACAACTCAAATGACTATAATAGTTCAAGATAGAGAAAGACATAATGATATAATAGAAGCTGCAAGAAAACTAGGGGCTAGAATAAAAATGTTTGGAGATGGAGATGTAGCAGCTGCTATAGCTACTTGCTTCGAAGAAACAGGAATAGATATGCTTATGGGAATAGGTGGAGGACCAGAAGGTGTAATAACTGCTGCTGCCATAAAATGTATGGGAGGAGATATGGAAGGCCAAATATATCCTTTAAGTGAACAAGAGAGAGAAAGATGTCATGAAATGGGATTTTCTGATGAGGACTTACAAAAAGTTTTAACTATTGATGACTTAGCAAAAGGAGATGAATTATTCTTTGCTGCTACAGGAATTACAGAAGGTGATTTATTAAAGGGAGTAATACAAATAGGGAACAATAGGGCTAAGACACAATCTGTAGTTATGAGAGCAAAAACTGGGACTATAAGGTTTGTTGATGCAATACATAATTTAGATAAAAATGATATATTAGTAGATTTAATGAAAAAATATAATATGGAATAG
- the prmC gene encoding peptide chain release factor N(5)-glutamine methyltransferase, translated as MTIRDILIKYMEELKEISDTPRLDTEIILQKVLGDVDRIYIHLNLNKELTKEQYKMFLSLISERINGRPIAYIVGNREFMGLDFFVKEGVLIPRPDTEPLVEEIIELCKDKEVNIVDIGTGSGAITVSLAKYIEKSKVVSLDISDIPLEVGKINAINNGVDDKVVFKKSDLFSAIENIETKFDVIVSNPPYIPKRDIETLHTQVKDYEPYNALEGGEDGLDFYRDITKQSVRYIKENGILAYEVGHDQAEDVKRIMEANGYTNIYTKKDIQGIDRVVIGYKL; from the coding sequence ATGACAATAAGAGACATACTTATAAAGTATATGGAGGAATTAAAAGAAATAAGTGACACTCCAAGATTAGACACGGAAATTATTTTACAAAAAGTACTTGGAGATGTGGATAGAATTTATATCCATTTAAACTTAAATAAAGAATTAACTAAAGAACAATATAAAATGTTTTTAAGTTTAATATCAGAAAGGATAAATGGAAGACCGATAGCTTATATAGTAGGTAATAGAGAATTTATGGGACTTGATTTCTTTGTAAAAGAAGGTGTTTTAATACCTAGACCTGATACAGAACCTTTAGTGGAAGAAATTATTGAACTTTGTAAGGATAAAGAAGTTAATATAGTGGATATAGGAACAGGTTCAGGGGCTATAACTGTAAGTCTAGCTAAGTATATAGAAAAATCTAAAGTTGTATCTTTAGATATATCGGATATACCTTTAGAAGTGGGAAAAATAAATGCAATAAACAATGGTGTAGATGATAAGGTCGTATTTAAGAAATCAGATTTATTTTCAGCTATTGAAAATATAGAAACTAAATTTGATGTTATAGTTTCAAATCCACCATATATACCTAAAAGGGACATAGAAACACTTCATACGCAAGTTAAAGATTATGAGCCATACAATGCCTTAGAAGGTGGAGAAGATGGACTTGATTTCTATAGAGATATAACCAAACAATCAGTAAGATATATTAAAGAAAATGGAATATTGGCATATGAAGTTGGGCATGATCAAGCAGAAGATGTAAAGCGAATTATGGAAGCTAATGGATACACAAATATATATACAAAGAAGGATATACAAGGTATTGATAGAGTTGTTATAGGCTATAAACTATGA
- the pepF gene encoding oligoendopeptidase F, with the protein MCWNLQALYKNDAEWEKDLKKFTKDIKELKNYTGKITKSKTHLDFALEIKERLDIKLNKLGGYVKLKKDISKNSYKYLAMDEKLDNVYRDYRMVCSGLELEVLKLSDKEFKEISSSKKIKSKYNRYLSSIRSSKDYYLDQTSENILADVSKITSLPGYIYELFRNMDKKTNLNPSEYSQALESFDRNERKSAYQNEFVSYNDNINTLAGLLVGQVNKNIFYSTQRGYESSLDMYLKSDGVNTKVYDRLIETVSDNTSSLHKYISLRKKALNLDKVYYYDMFVPIVDSVDNSIGYEKAQGIIYSALAPLGKEYSDIVYKAFNERWIDVYSKDEKVSGAYCLSVYDAHPYILLNYGSNLSSVSTLAHELGHGVYSYMSAKNQNYYNSNPSIFTHEVASTTNEALLYEVLIKNATNDKEKAYYITQYLDLIKDTVFIQTMYAEFEKIIHEMMENGEVLNTLVLDDTWGKLLQKYYGKDYELDQLAKVGWSRIPHFYNSFYVYKYATGCSAGVAFAQDILKNGSDNYISFLKKGSSDSPTNLLKKAGVDLTSTQPIENTINKFDELVKELETIIVK; encoded by the coding sequence ATGTGTTGGAATCTACAAGCATTATATAAAAATGATGCTGAATGGGAAAAAGATTTAAAAAAATTTACAAAAGATATAAAGGAATTAAAAAATTATACAGGTAAAATTACCAAGTCTAAGACTCATTTGGATTTTGCACTAGAAATAAAAGAAAGATTAGATATAAAATTAAATAAGCTTGGAGGATATGTAAAATTAAAAAAGGATATAAGTAAAAATTCGTATAAATACTTAGCAATGGATGAAAAATTAGATAATGTATATAGAGACTATAGAATGGTATGTTCAGGTTTAGAATTAGAGGTTCTGAAATTATCAGATAAAGAATTTAAAGAAATCTCATCTAGTAAGAAAATAAAAAGTAAATATAATAGATATTTGTCAAGCATAAGAAGTTCTAAAGATTATTATCTAGATCAAACTTCAGAAAACATACTTGCAGATGTATCGAAAATAACATCATTACCAGGATATATATATGAACTCTTTAGAAATATGGATAAAAAAACAAATTTAAATCCATCTGAGTATAGTCAAGCTTTAGAATCTTTTGATAGAAATGAAAGAAAATCAGCTTACCAAAATGAATTTGTATCTTATAATGACAATATAAATACTTTAGCAGGGCTATTAGTAGGACAAGTAAATAAGAATATATTTTATTCCACTCAAAGAGGATATGAGTCTTCTTTAGATATGTACTTAAAAAGTGATGGGGTAAACACCAAAGTATATGATAGATTAATCGAAACTGTGAGTGATAATACATCTAGCTTGCATAAATATATATCCTTAAGAAAAAAGGCTCTTAATTTAGATAAAGTATATTATTATGATATGTTTGTTCCGATAGTAGATAGTGTTGATAATAGTATAGGATATGAAAAAGCACAAGGAATTATATATTCAGCATTAGCACCTTTAGGTAAAGAATATAGTGATATAGTATATAAAGCTTTTAATGAAAGATGGATTGATGTATATTCGAAAGATGAAAAAGTAAGTGGTGCATATTGTTTATCTGTTTATGATGCTCATCCATATATATTATTAAATTATGGAAGCAATTTAAGTTCAGTATCTACATTAGCTCATGAACTTGGGCATGGAGTATACTCTTATATGAGTGCCAAAAATCAAAATTATTATAATTCAAATCCATCTATATTCACTCATGAGGTAGCATCAACAACTAATGAAGCTTTATTGTATGAAGTGTTAATAAAGAATGCTACAAATGATAAAGAAAAGGCATATTATATAACTCAATACTTAGACTTAATAAAAGATACAGTATTTATTCAGACTATGTATGCTGAGTTTGAAAAAATTATACATGAGATGATGGAAAATGGAGAAGTTTTAAATACACTAGTATTAGATGATACTTGGGGAAAATTACTTCAAAAATATTATGGTAAAGATTATGAATTAGATCAATTAGCAAAAGTAGGATGGTCTAGAATACCGCACTTCTATAATAGTTTTTATGTATATAAGTATGCTACAGGATGTAGTGCAGGTGTTGCATTTGCACAAGATATCTTAAAAAATGGTTCAGATAATTATATTAGTTTTCTAAAAAAAGGAAGTTCAGATTCCCCTACAAATCTTCTGAAAAAAGCAGGAGTAGATTTAACGAGTACACAACCTATAGAAAATACAATAAATAAATTTGATGAATTAGTTAAAGAGTTAGAAACGATTATAGTTAAATAA
- the prfA gene encoding peptide chain release factor 1 has protein sequence MLKKLDVLEDKYKDLTEKISDPEIINDQKTWQKYMKEHSDLEPIVMKYREYKNVLTSIADSKEILQEESDEELRDLAKMELSELEEQVEPLEAELKILLLPKDPNDEKNVIVEIRGGAGGDEAALFAGDLFRMYSRYAERRRWKMELLSASDTGVGGYKEVSFLIKGKGAYSRLKYESGVHRVQRIPSTESGGRIHTSTATVAVLPEVETVEVNINPNDLRIDVFRSSGNGGQSVNTTDSAVRITHIPTGEVVSCQDGKSQLKNKEQALKILVARLNDKAIAEQNKDIAAERKSQVGTGDRSERIRTYNFPQGRVSDHRINLTLYKLDSFLDGDIDEMIDALITVDQTEKMASL, from the coding sequence ATGCTAAAAAAATTAGATGTATTAGAAGATAAATACAAAGATTTAACAGAAAAAATAAGTGATCCGGAAATAATAAATGATCAAAAAACTTGGCAAAAGTACATGAAAGAACATTCTGACTTAGAGCCAATAGTAATGAAGTATAGAGAATATAAAAATGTTTTAACTAGTATAGCTGATTCAAAGGAAATACTACAAGAAGAATCAGATGAAGAGTTAAGAGACCTAGCTAAGATGGAATTATCTGAGTTAGAAGAGCAAGTAGAACCTCTAGAAGCGGAATTAAAGATATTATTATTACCAAAGGACCCTAACGATGAAAAGAACGTAATCGTTGAGATAAGAGGAGGAGCTGGTGGAGATGAAGCAGCTCTATTCGCAGGGGACCTATTCAGAATGTATTCAAGATACGCTGAAAGAAGAAGATGGAAAATGGAATTATTAAGTGCAAGTGATACTGGTGTTGGTGGATATAAAGAGGTATCATTCTTAATAAAAGGTAAGGGAGCTTACTCAAGACTTAAATATGAGTCAGGAGTTCATAGAGTTCAAAGAATACCATCTACTGAATCAGGAGGAAGAATCCATACATCTACTGCAACAGTTGCAGTTTTACCAGAAGTTGAAACAGTAGAAGTAAACATAAACCCAAATGACTTAAGAATAGATGTTTTCCGTTCTTCAGGAAATGGTGGGCAAAGTGTTAACACTACTGACTCTGCGGTAAGAATAACTCACATACCTACAGGAGAGGTAGTATCTTGTCAGGATGGTAAATCACAGTTAAAAAATAAAGAACAAGCATTAAAAATACTAGTAGCAAGACTTAATGATAAAGCTATAGCTGAGCAAAACAAAGATATAGCAGCGGAAAGAAAGAGTCAGGTTGGTACTGGAGATAGATCTGAAAGAATAAGAACTTACAACTTCCCTCAAGGAAGAGTTAGTGATCATAGAATAAACTTAACATTATATAAGTTAGATTCATTCTTAGATGGAGATATAGATGAAATGATAGATGCTTTAATAACTGTAGATCAAACTGAGAAAATGGCATCACTATAA
- a CDS encoding thymidine kinase: MYRPVNHGYIEVVIGPMYSGKSEELIRRLRRAKIAKQNVVVFKPQIDNRYSKEDVVSHNGDSINAIPISNAREIYNHIDNKTQVVGIDEVQFFDEEIVEIAMNLADKGIRVIAAGLDMDFKGEPFGPTPKLLAVAEFVDKIQAICSVCGQPANRSQRLINGEPARYDDPIIQVGAVETYEARCRKCHVVYKDKK, encoded by the coding sequence ATGTATAGACCTGTAAATCACGGGTATATAGAGGTTGTCATAGGACCTATGTACAGTGGTAAAAGTGAAGAGCTTATAAGAAGATTGAGAAGAGCTAAAATAGCAAAACAAAATGTAGTAGTATTTAAGCCTCAAATAGATAATAGATATAGTAAAGAGGATGTTGTTTCACATAATGGAGACAGTATAAATGCAATACCTATAAGTAATGCAAGAGAGATATATAATCATATAGATAATAAGACTCAGGTGGTAGGAATTGATGAAGTTCAGTTCTTTGATGAAGAAATAGTTGAAATAGCTATGAACTTAGCAGATAAAGGTATAAGAGTTATTGCTGCTGGTCTTGATATGGACTTTAAAGGAGAGCCTTTTGGACCAACACCAAAGTTATTAGCTGTTGCAGAATTTGTTGATAAGATACAAGCTATATGTTCAGTATGTGGACAGCCAGCTAATAGATCTCAAAGATTAATAAATGGAGAACCTGCAAGATATGATGACCCTATAATACAAGTAGGGGCTGTTGAAACTTATGAAGCTAGATGCAGAAAATGTCATGTGGTTTATAAAGATAAAAAATAA
- the rho gene encoding transcription termination factor Rho, with translation MRRILLNIDNIKVSELDDKTLLQLKEIAKEIGIKSISKYKKNELIDIIKESLEKDSVEKEQKVKQIEVKEERNSQQRNEENRNNRNTENRNHRNNTENNHRNHIENNNTRNNKGYYTQKVVDESKIIDEFNTSKDDEVVGVLEILPDGFGFLRGSNYLSTEGDVYVSPSQIRRFNMKTGDKIKGITRHPKTGEKFRALLYVQKINDEKPETAIQRKAFELLTPIYPEERLTLERHQHDIATRLIDLISPIGKGQRGLIVAPPKAGKTSLLKNVANSIAKNHPNVELIVLLIDERPEEVTDMRESINGDVIYSTFDQVSSHHVKVAEMVLNRAQRLVEHGKDVVILLDSITRLARAYNLTISPTGRTLSGGLDPGALHGPKKFFGAARNIRQGGSLTILATALVETGSRMDDVIFEEFKGTGNMELNLDRKLAEKRIFPAVDIYKSGTRREDLLLTEEEKSALYKLRREMSNNSVLEVTDKVIELLKRTKNNEEFIKSIKGI, from the coding sequence ATGAGGAGGATTCTTTTGAATATAGATAACATAAAAGTATCTGAATTAGACGATAAGACTCTACTTCAGTTAAAAGAGATAGCAAAAGAAATAGGCATAAAGTCTATAAGCAAGTATAAAAAGAATGAATTAATAGATATAATAAAAGAAAGTTTAGAAAAAGACAGTGTAGAGAAAGAACAGAAAGTTAAACAAATAGAAGTTAAAGAAGAGAGAAATAGTCAACAAAGAAACGAAGAAAATAGAAATAATCGTAATACAGAAAACAGAAATCATAGAAATAATACGGAAAATAATCATAGAAATCATATAGAAAATAACAATACTAGAAATAATAAAGGATACTATACTCAAAAGGTAGTAGATGAATCTAAAATAATAGATGAATTTAATACATCAAAAGATGATGAGGTAGTAGGAGTTCTTGAAATACTTCCAGATGGGTTTGGATTCTTAAGAGGGTCAAATTACCTATCTACAGAAGGAGATGTTTATGTATCGCCTTCTCAAATAAGAAGATTTAATATGAAAACTGGAGATAAGATAAAAGGAATAACTAGACACCCTAAAACAGGAGAAAAGTTCAGGGCTCTTTTATATGTTCAAAAAATAAATGACGAGAAGCCTGAAACAGCGATACAAAGAAAGGCCTTTGAATTATTAACTCCAATATACCCAGAAGAAAGACTTACATTAGAAAGACATCAACATGATATAGCTACCAGATTAATAGATTTAATATCTCCGATAGGAAAGGGTCAAAGAGGATTAATAGTTGCACCTCCTAAAGCAGGTAAGACAAGCTTATTAAAAAATGTAGCAAATAGTATAGCTAAAAATCATCCTAATGTAGAACTTATAGTACTTCTTATAGATGAAAGACCAGAAGAAGTTACTGATATGAGAGAATCTATTAATGGAGATGTTATATACTCAACATTTGACCAAGTATCTAGCCACCATGTTAAAGTCGCTGAAATGGTATTAAATAGAGCACAAAGACTAGTTGAACATGGAAAGGATGTAGTTATATTATTAGATAGTATAACTAGACTTGCGAGAGCTTATAATTTAACAATATCTCCAACAGGAAGAACTTTATCTGGAGGACTTGATCCAGGAGCATTACATGGGCCTAAGAAATTCTTTGGTGCAGCTAGAAATATAAGACAAGGTGGTTCGTTAACTATACTTGCGACTGCTTTAGTAGAAACAGGTTCTAGAATGGATGATGTAATATTTGAAGAATTCAAAGGAACTGGAAATATGGAGCTTAACTTAGACAGAAAGTTAGCTGAAAAGAGAATATTCCCAGCTGTAGATATATACAAGTCAGGAACAAGAAGAGAAGATCTATTACTTACAGAAGAAGAGAAGTCAGCTTTATATAAATTAAGAAGAGAAATGAGTAATAATTCTGTATTAGAGGTTACAGATAAAGTTATAGAATTATTAAAAAGAACAAAGAATAATGAAGAGTTTATCAAATCGATAAAAGGAATTTAA
- the rpiB gene encoding ribose 5-phosphate isomerase B, with translation MKIGLGSDHGGYNLKEEIKKHLEAKGIECVDFGPKNDLESVDYPIYGETVANSVVNKEIDYGIICCGTGIGISLAANKVKGIRCAVVSDVFSAKMSKAHNDANMLSLGERVLGRGLALEIVDAWINTEFEGGRHSKRVDMIKEIEKKHSK, from the coding sequence ATGAAAATAGGACTAGGTAGTGATCATGGAGGATATAATCTTAAGGAAGAAATAAAAAAGCACTTAGAAGCTAAAGGCATAGAGTGTGTAGATTTTGGACCAAAAAATGACTTAGAATCAGTGGACTATCCTATATATGGGGAGACAGTTGCCAATTCAGTAGTAAATAAAGAGATTGATTATGGAATAATTTGCTGTGGAACAGGAATAGGTATATCTTTAGCAGCTAATAAAGTTAAAGGAATTAGATGTGCTGTAGTATCTGATGTTTTCTCAGCTAAGATGTCTAAAGCTCATAATGATGCAAACATGTTATCTTTAGGCGAGAGAGTTTTAGGAAGAGGATTAGCTTTAGAAATAGTAGATGCATGGATAAATACAGAATTTGAAGGCGGTAGACACTCAAAAAGAGTTGATATGATAAAAGAAATAGAAAAAAAGCACAGCAAATAG
- the upp gene encoding uracil phosphoribosyltransferase, with product MGKVIITDHPLIQHKLTLMRDKNTGSKDFRQLLTEISMLMGYEITRDLQLEEVEIETPVVKTASKVIAGKKLGIVPILRAGLGMVDGLISLTPAAKVGHVGLYRDPETLQPVEYYCKLPQDIEEREMIVVDPMLATGGSAVAAIDVLKARGAKFIRLVNLVAAPEGIAEVQKYHPDVDIYVASVDEKLNEHGYIVPGLGDAGDRLYGTK from the coding sequence ATGGGTAAAGTAATAATCACAGATCATCCATTAATACAACACAAGTTAACATTAATGAGAGATAAGAACACTGGGTCAAAGGATTTCAGACAACTTTTAACAGAAATAAGTATGTTAATGGGATATGAAATAACAAGAGACTTACAATTAGAAGAGGTGGAGATAGAAACACCAGTAGTAAAAACTGCATCTAAGGTTATAGCAGGTAAAAAGTTAGGAATAGTACCAATACTAAGAGCAGGTTTAGGTATGGTAGATGGACTTATAAGTTTAACACCAGCTGCAAAAGTTGGTCATGTAGGCTTATACAGAGATCCAGAAACATTACAACCAGTAGAATACTACTGTAAATTACCACAAGATATAGAAGAAAGAGAAATGATAGTTGTAGATCCAATGCTTGCTACGGGTGGATCTGCAGTTGCAGCTATAGATGTACTTAAAGCAAGAGGGGCTAAGTTTATAAGATTAGTTAACTTAGTTGCTGCTCCAGAAGGTATAGCAGAAGTTCAAAAATATCATCCAGATGTAGATATATATGTTGCATCAGTAGATGAAAAATTAAATGAGCATGGTTATATAGTTCCAGGTTTAGGAGATGCAGGAGACAGACTATACGGTACAAAGTAA
- a CDS encoding L-threonylcarbamoyladenylate synthase, translating to MKTIISKIDVNNINVEELKKQAELLKEGKTVIFPTETVYGLGANALDENAVKKIYEAKGRPSDNPLIVHIYDREEVRDLAKDISNKAEIVMDKFWPGPITIILNKKDIVPNTTSGGLDTVAIRMPSHKIARELIKQSGLPIAAPSANISGRPSPTKGNHVKEEMDGRVSGIVLGGNCDFGLESTVLDLTGEVPMILRPGSITKEDLEEVLGEVLVDPSLLKKEDNKKAKAPGMKYTHYSPDADVYIVSGNDKDVINKINQIIRENSENGIKSGVMCVEKNKEVYEGEVISLGNTLEEVGSNLFDVLREMDKRNVDIVYSESFEMTGVGQAIMNRLLKSAGYKVIKA from the coding sequence ATGAAAACAATAATAAGTAAAATAGATGTTAATAACATAAATGTAGAAGAATTAAAAAAACAAGCAGAATTATTAAAAGAAGGAAAGACTGTAATATTCCCGACTGAAACAGTATATGGTCTAGGAGCAAATGCTCTAGATGAAAATGCCGTAAAGAAAATATATGAAGCTAAAGGCAGACCTAGCGATAATCCACTTATAGTACATATATATGATAGAGAAGAAGTTAGAGATCTGGCTAAAGATATAAGTAATAAAGCCGAGATTGTTATGGATAAGTTTTGGCCAGGACCAATAACTATAATACTTAATAAAAAGGACATAGTTCCTAACACGACTAGTGGAGGATTAGATACGGTAGCTATAAGGATGCCGTCTCATAAAATAGCAAGAGAACTTATAAAACAATCAGGACTACCTATTGCAGCACCATCTGCTAATATATCAGGTAGACCATCTCCAACTAAAGGTAACCATGTAAAAGAAGAAATGGATGGAAGAGTTAGTGGTATTGTTTTAGGTGGAAATTGTGATTTTGGACTGGAATCTACAGTGTTAGACCTTACAGGTGAGGTACCTATGATACTTAGACCTGGAAGTATAACAAAAGAAGATCTAGAAGAAGTTTTAGGAGAAGTTTTGGTCGATCCTTCTCTATTAAAAAAAGAAGATAATAAAAAAGCAAAAGCACCTGGGATGAAGTATACACATTATTCTCCTGATGCAGACGTATACATAGTGTCAGGGAATGATAAAGATGTTATCAATAAAATAAATCAAATCATACGTGAAAACTCTGAAAATGGTATTAAATCTGGAGTGATGTGTGTAGAAAAAAATAAAGAAGTATATGAAGGAGAAGTTATTTCTTTGGGGAATACTTTAGAAGAAGTAGGAAGCAATTTATTTGATGTACTAAGAGAAATGGATAAAAGAAATGTAGATATAGTTTATTCTGAATCCTTTGAAATGACTGGTGTAGGTCAAGCTATAATGAATAGATTACTTAAATCGGCAGGATATAAAGTAATAAAAGCATAA